Proteins encoded together in one Vigna angularis cultivar LongXiaoDou No.4 chromosome 5, ASM1680809v1, whole genome shotgun sequence window:
- the LOC108339435 gene encoding LOW QUALITY PROTEIN: CASP-like protein 5A2 (The sequence of the model RefSeq protein was modified relative to this genomic sequence to represent the inferred CDS: inserted 3 bases in 2 codons) yields the protein MTLHKIFVSVFISYFVAVAGLQTCGAFHWLFTDVYAXLVKRSLQNYRIFTLFTIGDGVTSTLTFAAACASAGVTVLIDNDLGSCSKKHCXQFETATGMAFICWFTTVPSFLLNFWSIAWR from the exons ATGACATTACATAAAATATTCGTCTCAGTGTTTATCAGCTACTTTGTTGCTGTTGCCGGTTTGCAGACTTGTGGAGCTTTTCATTGGCTATTTACTGATGTGTATG CCTTAGTAAAGCGTTCCTTGCAGAACTATAGAATTTTCACTTTGTTTACAATTGGTGATGGT GTCACATCTACCCTTACATTTGCAGCAGCCTGTGCATCAGCAGGCGTGACTGTGCTCATTGATAATGATCTTGGAAGTTGTTCCAAAAAACACTG GCAATTTGAAACAGCTACAGGCATGGCCTTCATTTGTTGGTTCACCACAGTTCCATCGTTTCTCCTGAACTTCTGGTCTATAGCTTGGCGGTAA